Proteins from a single region of Pseudomonas sp. BSw22131:
- the phhA gene encoding phenylalanine 4-monooxygenase — protein MKHSPYVAREPDSKGFIAYPDAEHEVWNTLITRQLRVIEGRACQEYLDGVEQLGLPHDRIPQLGEINRVLDAATGWQVARVPALIPFQTFFELLANKQFPVATFIRSREELDYLQEPDIFHEVFGHCPLLTNPWFAEFTHTYGKLGLAASKEQRVYLARLYWMTIEFGLVNTEQGMKIYGGGILSSPKETLYSLSQTPEHQTFDPVEAMRTPYRIDILQPVYFVLPDLKRLFDLAQEDIMGMVTQATALGLHAPRFAPKPQSPKPEAA, from the coding sequence ATGAAGCACAGCCCATACGTGGCGCGGGAGCCCGACTCAAAGGGGTTTATTGCTTACCCCGATGCCGAACATGAGGTGTGGAACACCTTGATCACCCGGCAGTTGAGGGTGATCGAAGGCCGCGCCTGCCAGGAATATCTGGATGGCGTCGAGCAGCTCGGCTTGCCCCATGATCGCATTCCGCAACTGGGCGAAATCAACCGCGTGCTGGACGCCGCCACCGGCTGGCAAGTCGCCCGCGTGCCTGCATTAATCCCCTTTCAAACGTTTTTTGAACTGCTGGCAAACAAACAGTTTCCGGTGGCGACCTTCATTCGCAGCCGCGAGGAACTGGACTACCTGCAAGAGCCAGACATTTTCCATGAAGTCTTCGGCCATTGCCCGCTGCTGACCAACCCCTGGTTTGCAGAATTTACCCATACCTATGGCAAGCTGGGTCTGGCGGCCAGCAAGGAGCAACGGGTGTATCTGGCTCGGCTTTACTGGATGACCATTGAGTTCGGCCTGGTGAATACCGAACAGGGCATGAAGATTTACGGCGGGGGCATTTTGTCCTCGCCCAAGGAAACGCTGTACAGCCTGTCGCAAACGCCGGAGCATCAAACGTTCGATCCCGTCGAAGCCATGCGTACGCCTTACCGCATCGACATTCTGCAGCCGGTCTATTTCGTGTTGCCGGACCTCAAGCGTCTGTTTGACCTGGCACAGGAAGACATCATGGGCATGGTCACCCAAGCCACGGCGCTTGGTTTGCATGCGCCCCGTTTTGCACCTAAACCGCAGTCGCCTAAACCCGAAGCGGCCTGA
- a CDS encoding ABC transporter substrate-binding protein, giving the protein MKKLMLLGALALSVLAHPVFADEKPLKIGIEAAYPPFASKAPDGSIVGFDYDIGNALCEEMKVKCTWVEQEFDGLIPALKVRKIDAILSSMSITEDRKKSVDFSNRYYLTPARLVMKQGFVVSEGMAELKGKNIGVQRGSIHERFAKEVLAPLGAEIKPYSSQNEIYLDIAAGRLDGTLADATLLQDGFLNTDSGKGYAFTGPAFTDVKYFGDGVGIAVRKGDKANLDRINAAIAAIRANGKYKAIQDKYFNFDIYGQ; this is encoded by the coding sequence ATGAAAAAGCTCATGCTTCTTGGCGCACTGGCGCTGTCCGTTTTGGCGCACCCGGTATTTGCTGATGAAAAGCCGCTCAAAATCGGCATCGAAGCAGCGTACCCTCCGTTTGCCTCGAAGGCGCCGGATGGCAGCATCGTCGGCTTTGACTACGACATCGGCAACGCGCTGTGCGAAGAGATGAAAGTCAAATGCACCTGGGTCGAGCAAGAGTTCGACGGCCTTATCCCGGCCCTTAAAGTGCGCAAGATCGACGCGATCCTGTCGTCGATGTCCATTACCGAAGACCGCAAGAAATCAGTCGACTTCAGCAACCGTTACTACCTCACTCCAGCGCGTCTGGTGATGAAGCAGGGCTTCGTTGTCAGCGAAGGCATGGCAGAACTCAAAGGCAAGAACATCGGCGTGCAGCGCGGTTCGATCCACGAACGTTTCGCCAAGGAAGTCCTCGCTCCGCTGGGCGCAGAAATCAAGCCTTACAGCTCGCAGAATGAAATCTACCTGGACATCGCTGCGGGTCGTCTTGATGGCACCCTGGCCGACGCTACCCTGCTGCAGGACGGTTTCCTCAACACTGATTCGGGCAAGGGCTACGCTTTCACAGGTCCTGCGTTTACCGACGTCAAATACTTCGGTGACGGTGTAGGCATCGCAGTGCGCAAAGGCGACAAAGCCAATCTGGATCGGATCAACGCGGCCATTGCTGCCATCCGCGCAAATGGCAAGTACAAGGCCATCCAGGACAAATACTTCAACTTCGACATCTACGGCCAGTAA
- a CDS encoding 4a-hydroxytetrahydrobiopterin dehydratase, whose amino-acid sequence MTSLNQAHCEACKADAPQVNEAELPALLKQIPDWSIEVRDSVMQLEKVFAFKNFKFALAFTNAVGEIAEAEGHHPGLLTEWGKVTVTWWSHSIKGLHRNDFIMAARTDEVATGAEGRK is encoded by the coding sequence ATGACCTCTCTTAACCAAGCCCATTGCGAGGCCTGCAAAGCCGACGCACCGCAAGTGAACGAAGCCGAACTGCCGGCGCTGCTCAAGCAGATTCCCGACTGGAGCATAGAAGTACGCGACAGCGTGATGCAGCTGGAAAAAGTCTTCGCCTTCAAGAATTTCAAATTTGCGCTGGCGTTTACCAACGCGGTCGGCGAAATTGCCGAAGCTGAAGGTCATCACCCCGGCCTGCTGACCGAATGGGGCAAAGTGACCGTCACCTGGTGGAGCCACTCGATCAAAGGGCTGCACCGTAACGATTTCATCATGGCCGCCCGGACCGACGAGGTGGCCACTGGCGCCGAGGGCCGCAAGTAA
- a CDS encoding ABC transporter permease: MIFDYNTVWENLPLYFGGLLITLKLLSISLFFGLLAALPLGLMRVSKVRWVNVSAWLYTYVIRGTPMLVQLFLIYYGLAQFQAVRESFLWPWLSSATFCACLAFAINTSAYTAEIIAGSLKATPAGEIEAAKAMGMSRAKMYRRILLPSALRRALPQYSNEVIMMLQTTSLASIVTLIDITGAARTVNAQFYLPFEAYITAGVFYLCLTFILVRLFKLAERRWLSYLAPRKH; the protein is encoded by the coding sequence ATGATCTTCGACTACAACACGGTCTGGGAAAACCTGCCGCTGTACTTCGGCGGCCTGCTGATCACCCTGAAGCTGCTGTCGATTTCCCTGTTTTTCGGCCTGTTGGCGGCACTGCCGCTGGGCTTGATGCGCGTCTCGAAAGTGCGTTGGGTCAACGTCAGCGCCTGGTTGTACACCTACGTCATTCGCGGCACGCCAATGCTCGTGCAGCTGTTTTTGATCTACTACGGTCTGGCCCAGTTTCAGGCAGTGCGCGAAAGCTTCCTCTGGCCCTGGCTGTCCAGCGCCACCTTTTGTGCATGCCTGGCGTTTGCCATCAACACCAGCGCCTACACCGCTGAAATCATCGCGGGCAGCCTGAAAGCCACACCGGCCGGCGAGATCGAAGCCGCCAAGGCGATGGGCATGTCCCGGGCCAAAATGTACCGTCGTATTCTGCTGCCATCGGCCCTGCGCCGGGCGCTGCCGCAATACAGCAACGAAGTCATCATGATGTTGCAGACCACCAGTCTGGCGTCCATCGTGACGCTGATCGACATCACTGGCGCGGCCCGTACGGTCAACGCCCAGTTCTATCTGCCTTTCGAGGCGTATATCACCGCAGGTGTTTTCTACCTGTGCCTGACCTTCATTCTGGTCCGACTGTTCAAGCTGGCGGAGCGTCGCTGGCTGAGCTATCTCGCGCCGAGGAAGCACTGA
- a CDS encoding DUF2790 domain-containing protein yields MKAALVVMALCGFSTLAMAEESNAKIAAQQSQHRAPAVEQYTYATHLDIAKVISTDQVPNVCRVVPQHMTYEDSEGQRHVMEYQVMGNGCSNG; encoded by the coding sequence ATGAAAGCTGCACTGGTAGTCATGGCTCTTTGTGGTTTCAGTACGCTGGCGATGGCGGAAGAATCAAACGCGAAAATCGCCGCGCAGCAGTCGCAGCACCGAGCGCCCGCCGTTGAGCAATACACTTATGCGACGCACCTGGACATCGCCAAAGTCATCTCCACCGATCAGGTCCCCAACGTCTGCCGCGTCGTGCCGCAGCACATGACCTACGAAGACTCCGAAGGCCAGCGCCACGTCATGGAATATCAAGTCATGGGCAACGGCTGCAGCAACGGCTGA
- a CDS encoding amino acid aminotransferase codes for MHFSQIVRVPDDPILGLIQAYAKDPNPNKFDLGVGVYKDAQGLTTIPRAVKLAEQRLVDSQPTKTYIGGHGEPRFGTLICDLVMGPESPLIRDRRVGATQTPGGTGALRLSADFIRNCLPGKGIWLSEPTWPIHETLYAAAGLKVSHYPYVGSDNTLNVAAMLETLNQIPEGDVVLLHACCHNPTGFDLSQDDWRAVLKIVKARNLLPLIDFAYQGFGDGLEEDAWAVRLFANELPELLITSSCSKNFGLYRERTGALIVCTDNTEKLADVRSQLSATARNLWSNPPDHGAAVVAEILGDPELKSLWADEVEEMRSRIAQLRQGLVEALTPLGLGERFAHIGVQRGMFSYTGLNNDQVARLRHEHSVYMVNAGRANVAGIDASRLDSLAAAIAAVC; via the coding sequence ATGCATTTCTCACAGATTGTGCGTGTACCCGATGATCCGATTCTAGGGTTGATCCAGGCGTACGCCAAAGACCCGAACCCGAACAAGTTCGATCTGGGCGTCGGCGTTTACAAGGACGCACAGGGCCTCACGACGATCCCGCGCGCGGTCAAGCTGGCCGAGCAGCGACTGGTGGATTCGCAGCCCACCAAGACCTACATCGGTGGTCACGGCGAACCACGTTTCGGCACGCTGATCTGTGATCTGGTAATGGGTCCCGAGTCCCCGCTGATCCGCGACAGACGCGTGGGCGCAACGCAGACGCCGGGCGGCACAGGCGCCTTGCGTCTGAGCGCGGACTTCATCCGTAATTGCTTGCCGGGCAAAGGCATCTGGCTCAGCGAGCCGACCTGGCCCATTCACGAGACCCTCTACGCCGCAGCGGGTTTGAAGGTCAGCCATTACCCGTACGTGGGCAGCGACAACACGCTCAATGTCGCCGCGATGCTGGAAACCCTGAATCAGATTCCCGAAGGCGACGTGGTGCTGTTGCATGCGTGCTGCCACAACCCGACCGGCTTTGATTTGTCCCAGGACGACTGGCGCGCAGTGCTGAAGATCGTCAAGGCACGCAACCTGCTGCCGCTCATCGACTTCGCCTATCAGGGTTTTGGCGACGGGCTCGAAGAAGACGCGTGGGCTGTCCGTCTGTTTGCCAATGAGTTGCCGGAGCTGTTGATCACCAGTTCGTGCTCGAAGAATTTTGGCTTGTACCGCGAGCGCACAGGCGCACTGATCGTGTGTACGGACAACACGGAAAAGCTGGCGGACGTGCGCAGCCAATTGTCGGCGACCGCGCGCAACCTGTGGTCCAACCCGCCGGATCATGGCGCCGCTGTGGTGGCCGAAATTCTGGGTGATCCCGAGCTCAAGTCATTGTGGGCCGACGAGGTGGAAGAGATGCGCAGCCGCATCGCGCAACTGCGCCAAGGCCTGGTGGAGGCATTGACGCCGCTGGGCCTGGGCGAACGCTTTGCGCACATCGGTGTGCAGCGCGGGATGTTTTCCTACACGGGCCTGAATAATGATCAAGTGGCACGTCTGCGCCACGAACACAGCGTGTACATGGTCAACGCCGGCCGCGCGAACGTCGCGGGTATCGATGCCTCGCGGCTGGACTCGCTGGCGGCGGCGATTGCAGCGGTTTGTTGA
- a CDS encoding ABC transporter permease, translating into MLKGYGAVILDGAWLTLQLALSSMALAIVLGLIGVSLRLSPVRWLAWLGDLYSTVIRGIPDLVLILLIFYGGQDLLNRVAPLLGYDDYIDLNPLAAGVCTLGFIFGAYLSETFRGAFMAIPKGQAEAGMAYGMSSGRVFFRILVPQMIRLAIPGFTNNWLVLTKATALISVVGLQDMMFKAKQAADATREPFTFFLAVAAMYLVITSVSLLALRFLEKRYSVGVRAADL; encoded by the coding sequence ATGTTGAAAGGCTACGGGGCCGTCATCCTCGACGGTGCATGGCTGACCCTACAGCTCGCCTTGTCGTCCATGGCGCTGGCCATCGTCCTCGGCTTGATCGGTGTGTCGTTGCGGCTGTCGCCGGTGCGCTGGCTGGCGTGGCTGGGCGACCTCTATTCAACCGTCATTCGCGGCATTCCCGATCTGGTGCTGATCCTGCTGATTTTCTACGGCGGCCAGGACCTGCTCAACCGCGTTGCGCCGTTGCTCGGTTATGACGATTACATTGACCTGAATCCTCTGGCGGCGGGTGTCTGCACGCTGGGTTTCATCTTTGGTGCTTACCTCTCCGAAACCTTTCGCGGCGCCTTCATGGCGATCCCCAAGGGCCAGGCCGAAGCCGGTATGGCGTATGGCATGAGCAGCGGTCGGGTGTTTTTCCGCATCCTCGTCCCGCAAATGATTCGTCTGGCGATCCCCGGTTTCACCAATAACTGGCTGGTATTGACCAAAGCCACCGCGCTGATTTCCGTGGTCGGTCTGCAAGACATGATGTTCAAGGCCAAGCAGGCGGCAGACGCCACCCGCGAACCCTTCACCTTTTTCCTCGCAGTGGCGGCGATGTACCTGGTCATCACCAGCGTTTCATTACTGGCGCTGCGTTTCCTCGAAAAACGCTACTCGGTAGGCGTCAGGGCGGCAGACCTATGA
- the acs gene encoding acetate--CoA ligase produces MSAASLYPVRPEVAANTLTDEATYKAMYQQSVVNPDGFWREQAKRLDWIKPFTTVKQTSFDDHRVDIKWFADGTLNVSYNCLDRHLAERGDQIAIIWEGDDPSESRNITYRELHEEVCKFANALRGQDVHRGDVVTLYMPMIPEAVVAMLACARIGAIHSVVFGGFSPEALAGRIIDCKSKVVITADEGLRGGKKTAMKANVDRALTNPETASVQKVIVCKRTGGDIEWNRHRDIWYHSLLEVASSTCAPKEMGAEESLFILYTSGSTGKPKGVLHTTAGYLLYAALTHERVFDYKPGEVYWCTADVGWVTGHSYIVYGPLANGATTLLFEGIPNYPDITRLSKIVDKHNVNILYTAPTAIRAMMAEGTKSVEGADGSSLRLLGSVGEPINPEAWNWYYNTIGKKNCPIVDTWWQTETGGILISPLPGATALKPGSATRPFFGVIPALVDNLGNLIEGAAEGNLVILDSWPGQSRTLYGDHDRFVDTYFKTFRGMYFTGDGARRDEDGYFWITGRVDDVLNVSGHRMGTAEIESAMVAHPKVAEAAVVGVPHDLKGQGIYVYVTLNGGEVPDEALRIELRNWVRKEIGPIASPDFIQWAPGLPKTRSGKIMRRILRKIATGEYDALGDISTLADPGVVAHLIETHKTMNVA; encoded by the coding sequence ATGAGTGCGGCTTCCCTTTACCCCGTCCGCCCCGAAGTGGCAGCGAACACGCTCACTGACGAAGCGACCTACAAGGCCATGTACCAGCAGTCGGTGGTCAATCCCGATGGTTTCTGGCGTGAGCAGGCCAAGCGTCTGGATTGGATCAAGCCTTTCACCACCGTCAAACAGACCTCATTCGACGATCACCGCGTTGACATCAAGTGGTTCGCCGATGGCACGTTGAACGTGTCTTATAACTGCCTCGACCGTCATCTGGCCGAGCGCGGAGACCAGATCGCAATCATCTGGGAAGGCGACGATCCTTCCGAGAGCCGCAACATTACCTACCGCGAACTGCATGAAGAAGTCTGCAAGTTCGCCAATGCCTTGCGCGGTCAGGATGTGCACCGCGGCGACGTTGTAACCCTCTATATGCCGATGATTCCTGAAGCCGTGGTTGCCATGTTGGCCTGCGCGCGAATTGGTGCGATTCACTCGGTGGTCTTCGGTGGTTTCTCACCAGAAGCCCTTGCGGGCCGGATCATTGACTGCAAATCCAAGGTCGTGATTACCGCTGATGAAGGCTTGCGTGGCGGCAAGAAAACCGCGATGAAAGCCAACGTCGACCGCGCATTGACCAACCCTGAAACCGCCAGCGTGCAGAAGGTGATTGTCTGCAAGCGCACGGGTGGCGACATCGAGTGGAACCGCCATCGCGACATTTGGTATCACTCGTTGCTGGAAGTGGCGTCGAGCACCTGCGCACCGAAAGAGATGGGCGCTGAAGAGTCGCTGTTCATTCTTTACACCTCAGGCTCCACCGGCAAACCCAAAGGCGTACTGCACACCACCGCTGGCTACCTGTTGTACGCCGCGCTGACCCACGAGCGCGTGTTCGACTACAAGCCGGGCGAAGTTTACTGGTGCACGGCTGACGTGGGCTGGGTCACCGGTCACAGCTACATCGTCTACGGCCCGCTGGCCAATGGCGCGACCACGCTGCTGTTTGAAGGCATCCCGAACTATCCGGACATCACCCGTCTTTCCAAGATCGTCGACAAGCACAACGTCAATATCCTCTACACCGCACCGACCGCTATCCGCGCAATGATGGCCGAAGGCACCAAATCGGTCGAAGGCGCAGATGGTTCAAGCCTGCGTCTGCTGGGTTCGGTGGGTGAGCCGATCAACCCGGAAGCCTGGAACTGGTACTACAACACCATCGGCAAGAAGAACTGCCCGATTGTCGATACGTGGTGGCAGACCGAAACCGGCGGCATCCTGATCAGCCCGCTGCCCGGCGCAACGGCCCTGAAGCCTGGTTCTGCAACGCGTCCGTTCTTCGGCGTGATTCCGGCGCTGGTGGATAATCTGGGCAACCTGATCGAAGGCGCAGCCGAAGGCAATCTGGTGATCCTCGACTCCTGGCCAGGTCAGTCGCGCACGCTGTATGGCGATCACGATCGCTTCGTCGATACCTATTTCAAGACCTTCCGTGGCATGTATTTCACCGGTGATGGCGCGCGTCGTGACGAGGATGGCTACTTCTGGATCACCGGCCGTGTGGACGATGTGCTGAATGTGTCCGGGCATCGCATGGGCACGGCGGAAATCGAGAGCGCGATGGTTGCGCACCCGAAAGTCGCCGAAGCAGCTGTTGTGGGCGTGCCGCATGACCTGAAAGGGCAGGGCATTTACGTGTACGTCACGCTCAACGGCGGCGAAGTGCCGGACGAAGCGTTGCGCATCGAGCTGCGTAACTGGGTGCGCAAGGAGATTGGCCCGATTGCCTCGCCAGACTTTATTCAGTGGGCGCCGGGCCTGCCGAAAACCCGCTCGGGCAAGATCATGCGCCGCATCCTGCGCAAGATCGCGACCGGCGAGTATGACGCGCTGGGTGACATCTCCACCCTGGCCGATCCAGGCGTGGTTGCGCATCTGATCGAAACCCACAAGACCATGAACGTCGCCTGA
- a CDS encoding sigma-54-dependent transcriptional regulator translates to MRIKVHCQNRIGILRDILELLVSYGVNVSGGEVGGEHGDAIYLRCPNLINLQFQALGPKFELIPGVFGVKRVGLMPSERRHMELNALLGALEFPVLSIDMAGSIVAANRAAAQLLGVRVDEVPGIALSRYAEDFDLPQLVRANKSRINGMRVKVKGDVFLADIAPLQSEHDDSEAMAGAVLTLHRADRVGEQIYNVRKQELRGFDSIFQSSRVMAAVVREARRMAPLDAPLLIEGETGTGKELLARACHLASPRGQSPMMALNCAGLSESMAETELFGYGPGAFEGARAEGKLGLLELTVGGTLFIDGVEDMSTRLQGRLLRFLQEGCFRRVGSDEEVSLDVRVICATQVDLSELCACGVFRQDLYHRLNVLSLHIPPLRECLDGLAPLVDQFIDQASRQIGCPLPKIAAAALDRLRHYHWPGNVRQLENVLFQAVSLCESSVIGAQHIRFPDAAERQPLGGFSLDGSLEDIVGRFEKAVLEQLHSEHPSSRLLGKRLGVSHTTIANKLRQYDVGK, encoded by the coding sequence ATGCGAATCAAAGTCCACTGCCAAAACCGCATTGGCATCTTGCGCGACATCCTGGAGTTGCTGGTTTCGTATGGCGTGAACGTGTCTGGCGGCGAGGTCGGAGGCGAGCACGGCGATGCGATTTACCTGCGCTGCCCCAACCTGATCAACCTGCAATTCCAGGCGCTGGGGCCGAAGTTTGAGCTCATCCCCGGCGTATTCGGCGTCAAGCGTGTGGGATTGATGCCCAGCGAGCGCAGGCATATGGAGTTGAATGCGCTGCTTGGTGCGCTTGAATTCCCGGTGCTGTCCATCGACATGGCTGGATCCATCGTCGCCGCCAATCGCGCTGCGGCGCAGTTGCTCGGCGTGCGTGTGGATGAAGTGCCGGGCATTGCGCTGTCACGCTACGCGGAAGATTTCGATCTGCCGCAACTGGTGCGGGCCAACAAGTCGCGAATCAATGGGATGCGGGTCAAGGTGAAGGGCGATGTGTTCCTTGCCGACATCGCACCCCTTCAATCCGAGCACGATGACAGCGAAGCCATGGCGGGTGCGGTGCTCACTCTGCACCGCGCAGACCGCGTCGGTGAGCAGATCTACAACGTGCGCAAGCAGGAGCTTCGCGGTTTCGACAGCATCTTCCAAAGCTCCAGGGTGATGGCGGCCGTCGTGCGCGAAGCCCGCCGCATGGCGCCACTGGATGCGCCGTTGCTGATCGAAGGCGAAACCGGCACGGGGAAGGAGCTGCTGGCACGCGCCTGCCACCTGGCCAGTCCTCGCGGGCAGTCGCCGATGATGGCGCTCAACTGTGCCGGGCTTTCGGAATCCATGGCTGAGACGGAGCTGTTCGGTTACGGCCCCGGCGCATTCGAAGGGGCGCGGGCCGAGGGCAAGCTGGGGCTTTTGGAGCTGACAGTTGGCGGGACGCTGTTCATCGACGGCGTCGAGGACATGAGTACGCGCTTGCAAGGCAGGCTGCTGCGTTTTTTGCAGGAGGGATGCTTTCGGCGAGTGGGCAGCGACGAAGAAGTCTCACTCGATGTGCGGGTGATTTGCGCCACGCAGGTCGATCTGTCGGAGTTATGCGCGTGCGGGGTATTTCGTCAGGACCTGTATCACCGGCTCAACGTGTTGTCGTTGCATATACCGCCGTTGCGTGAATGCCTCGACGGCCTTGCGCCGCTGGTGGATCAATTCATTGACCAGGCCAGTCGCCAGATTGGTTGCCCGCTGCCGAAAATCGCCGCCGCTGCACTGGACCGTCTGCGCCACTACCATTGGCCAGGCAATGTCAGGCAGCTGGAGAATGTTCTGTTTCAGGCGGTTTCGTTATGCGAAAGCAGTGTCATTGGCGCGCAACACATTCGTTTTCCTGACGCTGCGGAGCGTCAACCATTGGGGGGCTTTTCGCTGGATGGCAGCCTGGAAGACATTGTCGGGCGATTTGAAAAAGCGGTGCTTGAGCAACTCCATTCAGAGCACCCGAGCAGCCGCTTGCTGGGCAAAAGATTAGGGGTTTCCCATACTACGATCGCCAATAAGTTGCGCCAATATGATGTGGGTAAATAA